CGCAAGTGCCGGGCATCGAACGCATGCTGGGCCTGTTCATCAACACCTTGCCGCTGGTGCAGGCGCCCGAGTCGCAGCAGGTGGTGGGCGACTGGCTCAATGAGTTGCAGGCGCACAATCTTGAATTGCGCGAGCACGAACACACGCCGTTGTTCGAGGCGCAGCGTCACGCGGGGCAAGCCGGGCGTGATCTGTTCGACAGCCTGCTGGTGTTCGAGAACTTCCCGGTGGACGCCGTGCTGCGTGAAAAACGCGCGGGTGGCGTGAAGCTGGGGGCCGTTGAACTCAGCGACAAGACGCACTACCCGCTGAGTCTGGCGGTGGTGGCGGGCGTGCAGGCCCATGTCCACGTCAACTACCACAGCAACGTGTTCAGCGCCGAGCAGATCGAACGCCTGTGCGGGCATTTCCAGCAACTGCTGGACGGAATTTGCCGCTTCCCCGAGGCACGCATCGGCGAGCTGCAGATGCTCACGGCGCTGGATCGAGACGCGCTGGAATCCTGGAACAACCCGCCGTTTTCCTCGTACAGCACACGCCCGATTCACGAGCTGATCGCCGATCACGCACGCCTGCGTCCCGAGGCCATTGCACTGGTCCACGGCGAGCAATCGCTGACGTTCGCCCGGCTCGATCAACGGGCCAACCAACTGGCCCACGCCCTGCGCGGTCTGGGCGTGACCACCGAAGTGCGGGTGGCGATTGCCATGGAGCGCGGGATTGATCTGTGGCTGGCGTTCTTCGCCGTGCTCAAGGCTGGCGGTGCCTACATTCCGCTGGACCCCGATTACCCGACCGAGCGCCTGCGTTACATGCTCGAAGACGGTGGCGTGAAACTGCTGATCAGCCACGACGCGGCGCTGGACCGGGTGCCGGTGGGCGACGTTGCGTTGCTCAATCTGGACCACCTGGATGTTGCTTCGCAGCCAACCACTGCACCAGACACCGTCATCCATCCGCAGCAACTGGCGTACCTGATCTACACCTCCGGTTCGACTGGCAAACCCAAAGGCGCGGCCATCGCCCACGGCGATATCTCGATGCACATCCAGACCATCGGCGAACGTTACCGCTTTACGCCGCAAGACCGTAAATTCCACTTCCTGTCGATCAGCTTCGACGGCGCCCACGAAGGCTGGATGATGCCGCTGTGTTACGGCGCCCGAGTCGTGCTGCGCGACCAGGAATTGTGGAGCGTTGAACAGACCTACGACACGCTGATTCGCGAAGGCATCACCGTGGCCTCATTTCCGCCCAGCTATCTGCGTCAGTTGTCCGACTGGGCGGGTGTTCAGGGCAAAGGGCCGGGGGTCAAAACCTACTGCTTCGCCGGAGAAGCCTTCAGCCGCGAAATGCTGCACGACGTGATTCGCAATTTGCAGCCCGAGGTGATCATCAACGGCTACGGTCCGACCGAAACCGTGGTCACGCCGACGCTGTGGCTCGCGCCTGCGGCCACCGCTGACTTCACCACCGCTTATGCGCCAATTGGTGATCTGGTGGGGGATCGTCAGGGCTACGTGATGGACGCCGATCTGAACCCGCTGCCCCAAGGGATCGCCGGCGAGTTGTACCTGGGCGGTGCCGTGGCCCGGGGTTATCTGGACCGTCCGGCCGCGACCGCCGAGAAGTTCGTGCCGCATCCGTTCAAAGCGGGCGAGCGTTTGTACCGCAGCGGCGACCGCGTGCGACTCGGCGCCAATGGCCAGCTTGAGTACCTCGGGCGCGTGGATCATCAGATCAAGCTGCGAGGCTTCCGCATCGAGGCCGGGGAGATCGAAGCCGCGCTGAAAGCCTGCGACGGCGTGCGCGAAGCCTTGGTGGTGGTGCGCGATGGCCCGCAAGGCAAGCGTTTGCTGGGTTATGTCGGCGGCAATGATCTGAGTGAGGACAGCCTCAAGCAACAGCTCAAAGGCCAGTTGCCGGAGTACATGGTGCCGGCGCACATCGTGATCATGGCGCGACTGCCACAGTTGCCCAACGGCAAACTGGACCGCAATTCGCTGCCCGATCCACAGGTCAGTTCCGGCGACTACCAGGCGCCGCAGACCCCGCTCGAACAACAACTGGCGCGCCTGTGGCAGCCGTTGCTGGGCATCGAAGCCGTGGGCCGCAACGATCACTTTTTTGAGCTGGGCGGGCATTCGTTGCTGGCCATGCAACTGATTTCTCGGCTGCGTCATGAGCATGGGTTGAGCGTGCCGTTACGAGCGCTGTTCGAGGCGCCGCGCCTGAGCGATTTCGCCCTGTTGATTGGGCAGGCCGTGCAGCCGACGGCGCAACTTGAGCTGAAGGCGCGCCACGCCAGCAGCGCTGCGCAGTCGTTCTCGCAGCAACGTTTGTGGTTCCTCGACCAGCTGCAACCGGGCGGCCACGCCTACAACCTGCCGGGTGCCATCCGGCTGCTGGGCGCTTTGGACGAAGCGGCGTTGCAGGCGGCGTTCAACGGGCTGGTGGCGCGTCATGAAGTGCTGCGGACAGGTTTTACAGCGGGTTCGCCGTTGCCGTTGCAGCGCATTGAAGCGGTCAGCGAAGTGCTGATCGAACGACTGGAGCTAAGCCAGGACGCAAACGTCGAGGCCGCGTTCGACGAGTTGGCGCAAGCCTTCGTCCAGCGCCCCTTCGACTTGTCCCACAGCCCGGTCTGGCGCGTGGCGCTGGTGCGCATCAACGACAACGAACAGCGGCTGTTGCTGTGCCTGCACCACATGATCTCGGACGGCTGGTCGGTGCGCGTGCTGTTGCACGAGTTCAGCGAACTGTACAGCGCCGCAGTGGAGCAACGTGATGCGCAACTGGCCGATTTGCCGGTGCAGTACGCCGACTTTGCCGTGTGGCAGCGTGAATGGCTGGCGGCGGGCGAGGGTGCGCGGCAGTTGCAGTATTGGCGTGATCAGTTGGGTGATGAGCACCCGGTGCTGGAGCTGCCGACTGACCGCCCACGTCCGGCGCAGCAAAGTTACCGCGGCGAGCGCGTGATGTTCGATTTCGACGCCGACTTCAGCCAGCGCCTGCGCAGGTTTGCCAGGGCTCGGGGCGTCACGCCGTTCATGGCGATTCTGTCGGCTTATCAGGTGCTGTTGCAGCGCTTGAGCGGGCAGAACGACCTGCGCATCGGCGTACCGATTGCTGGCCGTTCGCGGCTCGAAGTGGAAGGCCTGATCGGCTTCTTCGTCGGCACCCAGGTGTTGCGTGCCGAGCTGACCGCCGAACACTGTTTTAGCCAGGCACTGAACCACGCCAAGGCCGCCACGCTGGGCGCGCAAGCCCATCAGGATTTGCCGTTCGAGCAGTTGGTCGAAGCGCTGCAACCCCAGCGCAGCCTGAGCCATAACCCGTTGTTCCAGGTGGCGTACGACCATCAGCAGCGCGATTATCAGCCGCTGTCCGGTCTGCCGGGTGTGCAGGCGCAGGTGTTGCCGCTCAACGATGGCAGCAGCCAGTTCGACCTGATGCTCAACACCGAAGAAGACGCCAATGGGGCGTTCAGCGGGTCGTGGACCTACGCTTCGGACCTGTTCGACCACGCCACGGTGGAGCGTTTGCATCAGCGTTTTGTGACGCTTTTCGAACAGTTGCTGGGCGCGGCTGAAAGGGCCATCGGCGACTTCCAATTGCTTGATCAGCAAGACCGCCAGCAGCTGGCGTTGGTCAACGACACGACTCGCGACTGGGCAAGCGACGAGCCGATTGTGCAGCGCCAGTTTGAGCGTCTGGCGGCTTTGCACCCCGAGCGCCAAGCCTTGCGCTTTGGCGACCAGGTATTGAGTTACGGCGAACTTGATCAGCGCGCCAATCAGCTGGCTCATCACTTACGCGCTTCGGGCGTTGGCCGTGAATCGCTGGTCGGCGTGGCTGCGTTGCGTTCGGTGGAGATGGTGGTTGCGCTGTATGCGGTGGTCAAGGCGGGTGCGGCCTACGTGCCGCTGGACCCGGAATACCCCGCTGACCGACTGCGCTACATGCTGGAAGACGCGGGCGTTAAGTGGCTACTGACCCACAACGCGGCTCTGGAAAACCTGCCACAGGTCGAAGGCGTGCAGGTTTTGAATCTCGAACAGCTGGACCTGAGCCAGCACCCCAAAACCGCGCCAAACGTCGAGATCCATCCCGAGCAACTGGCGTACATGATTTACACCTCGGGCTCGACCGGCAAACCCAAAGGCGCAGGTAATACACACGCGGCGCTGTTCAACCGCCTGGCGTGGATGCAGGACGCGTATTCGCTTGATGCAACCGACGCTGTGTTGCAGAAAACTCCGTTCAGCTTCGACGTGTCGGTGTGGGAGTTTTTCTGGCCGCTGATGGCCGGCGCGCGTCTGGTGCTGGCGCAGCCGGGGGATCATCGGGATCCGCTGCTGTTGAGCAAACTGATCAGCGATCACGCCATCACCACGCTGCACTTCGTGCCGTCGATGCTGGCCGCGTTCATGGCTCAAGAAGACCTATCGGGCTGCGACTTGCTCAAGCGCATCATCTGCAGCGGCGAAGCGTTGCCCGCCGACTTGCAACGCGAGACCTTGCAGCGCTTGCCGAACGCAGGTTTGTACAACCTGTACGGCCCGACCGAGGCCGCCATCGACGTCACGCACTGGACCTGCCGCAACGAGCCCGGCGCCACGGTGCCGATTGGTCAGCCGATTGCCAATCTTCAAATCCACATTCTCGACAGCCGTCTCAACCCGCAACCGATTGGGGTGCCCGGCGAGCTGTACATCGGCGGCGCGGGCCTGGCCCGGGGTTATCACCAGCGTCCGGCAATGACGGCTGAACGCTTCGTCGCCAGCCCGTTTGGCAACGGCGAGCGGCTCTACAGAACCGGCGATCTGGCGCGCTGGCGGCAAGACGGTGCGGTGGAATATCTGGGCCGTCTTGATCATCAGATCAAACTGCGCGGCCTGCGCATCGAGATCGGTGAGATTGAGTCAGCGCTGCTGGATCATCCGCATGTCAGGGAAGCGGTGGTGGTGGCGCGGCAATTGGCGAGCGGCATGCAACTGGTGGGCTATCTGGTTGCCGAAGTGGGCACTGAACTGTTCGACGAAGCGCAACTGCGTAATCAACTGAAACAGCGTCTGCCGGATTACATGATCCCGGCGCATCTGGTGACGCTGGAACGCTTTCCGCTCAGCGCCAACGGCAAACTGGACCGCAAGGCGTTGCCCGAACCGCAGTTGCAACAGCGTGCGTTCGAGGCACCGCATGCTGGCGTTGAAACCCAACTGGCCGCGCTGTGGCAAGACTTGCTGGGCGTGGCGAAAGTCGGTCGACAGGACAACTTCTTCGAGCTGGGTGGTCATTCGCTGCTGGGCATTCAACTGGTGGCGCAGGTGCGTCGTGACCTGCGCCTGGAGTTGCCGTTGCGCGCCGTGTTCGAGTCGCCGCGGTTGGCGGATCTGGCGCAGTACCTCGTCACGCAGGCCGTGGCCGCTGCCATGCCGCCGTTGCTGCCACGTGTCGAAAGCGATTTCGCGCCGCAGTCGTTTGCGCAACAGCGCTTGTGGTTCCTTGCGCAACTGGAGCCGCAAAGCGCGGCCTACAACTTGCCGTGCGTGCTGCGCCTGACCGGCGATCTGCAGGTCGAGGCGTTGCAGCGCAGCTTCGATGCGCTGGCCCGACGTCACGAAACGTTGCGCACCTGTTTCTGCCCCGGCGAGGAGGGCGTGCCGCTGCAACGGATTCTGCCCGTTGCCAGCGTGACGATTGAGCAGCACGACGTTTCGGTTGGGCTGACAGCTTCGCGTGCAAGCCTCGCTGCGACAGGGGATCAGTCGCTGATCGACCCTCAAGCGCAGTTCGCGGCACTGGCCCAGGCCTTCATGGCTGAACCGTTCGATCTGGACGCCCAGCAGGCGCCGTGGCGTGTGGCGCTGGTGCGGCTGGCGGATGATCAGTGGGGCCTGCTGATGTGCATGCACCACATCATCTCCGATGGATGGTCGGTGCAAGTGATGCTCGAGGATTTTGCGGCGCTGTACCGCGCGCACTCCACCGGCATCGACCCGCAATTGCCGGAGCTGACCGTGCAATACGCCGACTACGCCACCTGGCAGCGTGAGCACCTGAGCGGTCGTGAACGTGAGCGGCAACTGAGCTGGTGGCGTGACGCACTGGGCGATGAGCAACCGGTGCTGGAGTTGCCGGCCGATCGTTCGCGTCCCGCCGAGCGTGACGGCAAGGGCGGGCGCCACGGGTTCATCCTGCCGCAGACGTTGGCGGACGCACTGCGCAAGACTGCGCGGGACCAGGATGCGACGTTGTTCATGCTGTTTCTCGCGGCCTTCGACAGCCTGTTGTATCGCCTCACCGGGCAGCGCGATGTGCGCATCGGTGTGCCGGTGGCGGGGCGCGCCGAGGTGCAGACGCAAAGCCTGATCGGCTTCTTCGTCAACACCCTGGTGCTGCGCGCCGAAGTCAGCGGCGACCAGCCGTTCAGCCGATTGCTGGCGCACGTCAAAGAGAACCTGCTCGGCGCCCACGCGCATCAGGATCTGCCGTTCGAGCAACTGGTGGAAGCGCTGCAACCGGCGCGCAGCCTGAGCGTCAATCCGCTGTTTCAGGTCAGCTATAACCACCAGCTGCAACCTGATCTGTCGCTGTTGCAGTTCGACGGCCTGAGCTGCGAGCCGCAACCGTGGGCCATCGATGGCACCCAGTTCGATCTGGTGCTTGGGACGTTCGAACATCAGGACGGGCGCATCAGCGGCTATCTGGATTACGCCACTGATCTGTTCGACGCCTCAACGGTCGAGCGCCTGTTCGGGCAACTGCTGACAGTACTGAGCGCGGTCTGTGAGCGTCCGGACACGGCCATTGGCGACCTGCCGCTGCTGACTGCCAGCGATCTGGCCGACCTGGAGGCGTGGAACACGCCAGCGTTTTCTCCTTACTCGCAGCGGCCTGTTCACGAGTTGATCGCCGACCACGCACGCCTGCGTCCCGAGGCCATTGCGTTGGTCCACGGCGAGCAATCGCTGACGTTCGCCCGGTTCGATCAGCAGGCCAATCAGTTGGCCCATGCCTTGCGCGGTCTGGGCGTGACCACCGAAGTGCGCGTGGCGATTGCCATGGAGCGCGGGATAGATCTGTGGCTGGCGTTCTTCGCCGTGCTCAAGGCTGGCGGTGCTTACATTCCGCTGGACCCGGATTACCCGACCGAGCGCCTGCGCTACATGCTCGAAGACGGCGGCGTGAAGCTGCTGATCAGCCACGACGCGGCGCTGGACCGGGTGCCGGTGGGCGACGTTGCGTTGCTCAATCTGGACCAGCTGGATGTTGCTTCGCAGCCAACCACTGCACCAGACACCGTCATCCATCCGCAGCAACTGGCGTACCTGATCTACACCTCCGGTTCGACTGGCAAACCCAAGGGCGCGGCCATCGCCCACGGCGATATCTCGATGCACATCCAGACCATCGGCGAACGTTACCGCTTTACGCCGCAAGACCGTAAATTCCACTTCCTGTCGATCAGCTTCGACGGCGCCCACGAAGGCTGGATGATGCCGCTGTGTTACGGCGCCCGAGTCGTGCTGCGCGACCAGGAGCTGTGGAGCGTCGAGCAGACTTACGACACGCTGATTCGCGAAGGCATCACCGTGGCCTCATTCCCGCCCAGCTACCTGCGTCAGTTGTCCGACTGGGCGGGTGTTCAGGGCAAAGGGCCGGGGGTCAAAACCTACTGCTTCGCCGGAGAAGCCTTCAGCCGCGAAATGCTGCACGACGTGATTCGCAATTTGCAGCCCGAGGTGATCATCAACGGCTACGGTCCGACCGAAACCGTGGTCACGCCGACGCTGTGGCTCGCGCCTGCGGCCACCGCTGACTTCACCACCGCTTATGCGCCAATTGGTGATCTGGTGGGGGATCGTCAGGGCTACGTGATGGACGCCGATCTGAACCCGCTGCCCCAAGGGATCGCCGGCGAGTTGTACCTGGGCGGTGCCGTGGCCCGGGGTTATCTGGACCGTCCGGCCGCGACCGCCGAGAAGTTCGTGCCGCATCCGTTCAAGGCGGGCGAGCGCTTGTACCGCAGCGGTGACCGCGTGCGCCTCAACGCACACGGACAGCTGGAATACCTGGGCCGTATCGATCACCAGATCAAGCTGCGGGGCTTCCGCATCGAGGCCGGAGAAATCGAAGCCGCGCTGAAAGGCTGTGATGGCGTGCGCGAGGCGTTGGTTATGGTGCGTGACGGCGTAGGCGGCAAACGCCTGCTCGGCTACGTGGGCGGCAATGATCTGAGTGAGGACAGTCTCAAACAACAGCTCAAAGGCCAGTTGCCGGAGTACATGGTGCCGGCGCACATCGTGATCATGGCGCGGTTGCCGCAGTTGCCCAACGGCAAACTGGACCGCAATGCCTTGCCTGAACCGCAACTGAGCAACAACGACTATCAGGCGCCGCAAGGCGAGCGCGAGCTGCAACTGGCGGCGGTGTGGCAAACGCTGCTGGGTATTGAACAGGTCAGTCGCCAGGACAGTTTCTTTGAGCTGGGCGGCGATTCGATTCAGTCGTTGGCGGTCATTACCCGCTTGCGACATGTAGGTCTGAAGCTGGTGCCCAGGGACGTGTTCAGCCATCCGCGCCTGCAAGACCTGGCGCTGCGGCTGACCACCGTCGAACCGGTTCTGCCGTCCGCCTTGCAGGATGAAACGCCCAGCGGCGAGTTGCCGCTGACCCCGATTCAGGCGTATTTCTTCGAGCAGTCGATGGTCAATCGTGGGCACTTCAACCAGTCATTGCTGCTGGAAGTCAAACGTCCGGTGGAGGCGCCGTTGCTGGCGCGTGCAGTGAATGCGGTGTTGCGTCATCACGACGCCCTGAATCTGAGCTTCACCCAGCGCGACGACCTGAGCTGGCAGCAGGCATACCGCCAGTTGCCGACGCCGGACGACGACCTTGCGCAACTGTGGGTCTGCGAAGTGGCTGATGACGCGCAATTGCTTGAGCTGTGCGAGCAGGCGCAACGCAGTCTGGATCTGCAAAACGGCCCGCTGTTGAGGGTTGTGCTGGCGCAGATGCCCCACGGTCAGCGCCTGTTGCTGGTGGCGCATCACCTGGTGGTGGACGGCGTGTCGTGGCGAGTGTTGCTGGAAGACCTGGCGCGTGCCTATTCGCAACTGGCGGCAGGCACCCCGGTGTCGCTTGGGCCTAAAGGCGTGAGCTATCAGCGTTGGGCGCAACAACTGGTGTCGGTTGCTCAAAGCCCGGCGCGGGAACATGAAGCGGCGCAGTGGCTTGAACAGGTGGGCAGCGCCGATCAGGCCTGGCCGGTGGAGATGCCGCAGGGCAGCGCCACACAGGCGGACCTTGAGCAGTGCGAACTGCTGTTTGATCAGGCGCAGACCCGTCGCTTGTTGCGCGAAGCCCCGGCGGCACTCGACGCCCGAGTGGATGAAATCCTCCTCGCGGCGCTGGTGCAGGCGCTTGAACGCTGGGGCGGTCTTGACCAGAGCCTGATTGCCCTGGAAGGCCACGGCCGCGAGGCGTTGTCCGAATCGCTGGATGTAGGGCGCACCATTGGGTGGTTCACCAGCCTGTTCCCGGTGCGGCTGCGTTCGGTGGGCAGCATCCGGCAGACCTTGCACAGCGTGCGTGACACGCTTCGCGGCCTGCCCGACAAGGGCGTCGGCTTCGGGCTGTTGCGGTATCTGGGCACCGAGGCGACGCGTCGGCAACTTGCTGATCTGCCCGAGCCCAAGGTGGTGTTCAACTACCTCGGCCAGTTCGACCAGGACTTGGGCGATGGGCGATTCGCGCCGGCCAAGACCTCGGCCGGGGCGCTGATTGATCCCGCAACACCTTTGAACCGCGAGCTGGAAATCAACGGTCAGGTGTACGCCGGGCAACTGGGGCTGACCTTCCGCTTCAGCGGTCAGCGCTACCGTCGCCAGACCATTGAGCGTTTGCTCACGGCCTATCGCGATGCGCTGGTGGAGCTGCTGGACAGCGTGCCGTCGGTGCAAACCCCGGTGGCGACGAGCGTGGTGTCCGCTAACGGGCTCAACCCGCTGATCCGTCTGAGCAGCGGCGCCAACGCCCATCCGCCGGTGTTCTGTGTGCACCCGGTCAGCGGCACCGTGGTGGGTTATTACGCCCTGGCGCGTCGATTGTCGGCGCAGTGGGACGTATGGGGATTGCAGAACCGTCAGGTCCTGAATGC
The DNA window shown above is from Pseudomonas sp. BSw22131 and carries:
- a CDS encoding non-ribosomal peptide synthase/polyketide synthase produces the protein MSQPSVTSQQSPHHKLLALATRFLSLGSAQRRLFLARLREQGLDASTLPIPTGVAGDRSPASFSQQRLWFLEQLEPGNSTYHLPGALRLSGELNVDAVQAAFDCLSVRHASLRTVFATTEDGTPEQVIVAPVPVLIERLNAEDEGALQALSVDFARRPFDLAQGPLCRVALVQLPADDHGVAQHALLVCLHHIIADGWSIQVLLLDFVQAYRAGLQGEDIDLAPLPVSYADVALWQRACLDAGETDRQLAYWTQQLGDEPPVLELPTDRPRPARQSYRGARLSFTLAEPLTARMKALARQRGVTLFTVLLAAYQVLLQRLSGQNDLRIGVPIAGRGRAETEGLIGFFVNTQILRGEVSAASTFTQLIEQVRLASQGAQANQDLPFEQLVEVLAPERSLSHNPLFQVLYNHQQRQDEALQRMPGLDARLMPLDSGSAQFDLALHTWENAAGELAGNWNYATDLFDDRSIERLHQRFLGLFEQLLEQPDAAIGDFQLLDQQDRQQLALVNDTTRDWASDEPIVQRQFERLAALHPEREALRFGDQVLNYGELDQRANQLAHHLRALGVGRESLVGVAALRSVEMVVALYAVLKAGAAYVPLDPEYPADRLRYMLEDAGVKWLLTHNAALENLPQVEGVQVLNLEQLDLSQHPKSAPNVEIHPEQLAYMIYTSGSTGKPKGAGNTHAALFNRLAWMQDAYSLDTTDAVLQKTPFSFDVSVWEFFWPLMTGARLVLAQPGDHRDPLLLSKLISDHAITTLHFVPSMLAAFMAQEDLSGCDLLKRIICSGEALPADLQRETLQRLPNAGLYNLYGPTEAAIDVTHWTCRNEPGATVPIGQPIANLQIHILDSRLNPQPIGVPGELYIGGAGLARGYHQRPALTAERFVASPFGNGERLYRTGDLARWRQDGAVEYLGRLDHQIKLRGLRIEIGEIESALLDHPGISEAVVVARQLATGMQLVGYLVADAVDDEQLRNQLKQRLPDYMVPAHLVTLERFPLSANGKLDRKALPEPQLAQRAFEAPHAGVETQLAALWQDLLGVAQVGRQDNFFELGGDSILSLQIISRARKLGIVLNPRQMFERQTIAELAQVAEVINPDQSRAVARIETNRDLPLTPIQQWFFEQPMRRRAHWNQSLLLSCAETLDSASLQQAVQALLDHHDALRMSFTQGSDGQWHQRYRAEESADAVLWQRSVAADELTQVCDSAQASLDLQHGPLLRAVLYERADGSQRLLLVVHHLVVDGVSWRLLLEDLNSAYVQAQAGLTIDLGEKGVSFQRWSDALVHHAYSDTLLKEADYWRALPPAPPLPMANAQGSNQQSVAQTAHLQLDAQRTHALLSEAPSAYRTKINDLLLTALSRALHAWSGHAQALIALEGHGREALFEGIDPSRTVGWFTSLYPVSLHAHASLDLALKHCKEVLRDVPNGGLGYGLLRHLRGESLPSLEGCVLFNYMGRVQRSSGLFTLAEEGSGTQRGADAPLACELALDAQVRDGCFSLTCTYSGERHAAESIQSLLDAYAVALNEVIEHCRTQSAVTPSDFPTVVIDQAQLDALPVAARHIEQLYPLTPMQQGLLFHSELGQGESAGEGEGAARDLYINQVAMDIEHLPVARFKAAWASAVQRHPILRASFLRVPVSQQPVQLVRRDAVLTVRELDLRGLELRGLEPRDLDLPDLQGAVAEVLATERETPFDLREAPLMRVLLVRVSDSDWKLVWTFHHILLDGWSSAAVLGEVIQAALSDTAPTPAGHYGDYVDWLQGRDQRLSDAFWQKHLAGFDQPTMMAAALVSPLSAEGTPLSNQVLVKSMDLDGALLNQAARRQHVTANTLIQAVWVLLLQRYTGQRRVAFGATVSGRSAQVPGIERMLGLFINTLPLVQAPESQQVVGDWLNELQAHNLELREHEHTPLFEAQRHAGQAGRDLFDSLLVFENFPVDAVLREKRAGGVKLGAVELSDKTHYPLSLAVVAGVQAHVHVNYHSNVFSAEQIERLCGHFQQLLDGICRFPEARIGELQMLTALDRDALESWNNPPFSSYSTRPIHELIADHARLRPEAIALVHGEQSLTFARLDQRANQLAHALRGLGVTTEVRVAIAMERGIDLWLAFFAVLKAGGAYIPLDPDYPTERLRYMLEDGGVKLLISHDAALDRVPVGDVALLNLDHLDVASQPTTAPDTVIHPQQLAYLIYTSGSTGKPKGAAIAHGDISMHIQTIGERYRFTPQDRKFHFLSISFDGAHEGWMMPLCYGARVVLRDQELWSVEQTYDTLIREGITVASFPPSYLRQLSDWAGVQGKGPGVKTYCFAGEAFSREMLHDVIRNLQPEVIINGYGPTETVVTPTLWLAPAATADFTTAYAPIGDLVGDRQGYVMDADLNPLPQGIAGELYLGGAVARGYLDRPAATAEKFVPHPFKAGERLYRSGDRVRLGANGQLEYLGRVDHQIKLRGFRIEAGEIEAALKACDGVREALVVVRDGPQGKRLLGYVGGNDLSEDSLKQQLKGQLPEYMVPAHIVIMARLPQLPNGKLDRNSLPDPQVSSGDYQAPQTPLEQQLARLWQPLLGIEAVGRNDHFFELGGHSLLAMQLISRLRHEHGLSVPLRALFEAPRLSDFALLIGQAVQPTAQLELKARHASSAAQSFSQQRLWFLDQLQPGGHAYNLPGAIRLLGALDEAALQAAFNGLVARHEVLRTGFTAGSPLPLQRIEAVSEVLIERLELSQDANVEAAFDELAQAFVQRPFDLSHSPVWRVALVRINDNEQRLLLCLHHMISDGWSVRVLLHEFSELYSAAVEQRDAQLADLPVQYADFAVWQREWLAAGEGARQLQYWRDQLGDEHPVLELPTDRPRPAQQSYRGERVMFDFDADFSQRLRRFARARGVTPFMAILSAYQVLLQRLSGQNDLRIGVPIAGRSRLEVEGLIGFFVGTQVLRAELTAEHCFSQALNHAKAATLGAQAHQDLPFEQLVEALQPQRSLSHNPLFQVAYDHQQRDYQPLSGLPGVQAQVLPLNDGSSQFDLMLNTEEDANGAFSGSWTYASDLFDHATVERLHQRFVTLFEQLLGAAERAIGDFQLLDQQDRQQLALVNDTTRDWASDEPIVQRQFERLAALHPERQALRFGDQVLSYGELDQRANQLAHHLRASGVGRESLVGVAALRSVEMVVALYAVVKAGAAYVPLDPEYPADRLRYMLEDAGVKWLLTHNAALENLPQVEGVQVLNLEQLDLSQHPKTAPNVEIHPEQLAYMIYTSGSTGKPKGAGNTHAALFNRLAWMQDAYSLDATDAVLQKTPFSFDVSVWEFFWPLMAGARLVLAQPGDHRDPLLLSKLISDHAITTLHFVPSMLAAFMAQEDLSGCDLLKRIICSGEALPADLQRETLQRLPNAGLYNLYGPTEAAIDVTHWTCRNEPGATVPIGQPIANLQIHILDSRLNPQPIGVPGELYIGGAGLARGYHQRPAMTAERFVASPFGNGERLYRTGDLARWRQDGAVEYLGRLDHQIKLRGLRIEIGEIESALLDHPHVREAVVVARQLASGMQLVGYLVAEVGTELFDEAQLRNQLKQRLPDYMIPAHLVTLERFPLSANGKLDRKALPEPQLQQRAFEAPHAGVETQLAALWQDLLGVAKVGRQDNFFELGGHSLLGIQLVAQVRRDLRLELPLRAVFESPRLADLAQYLVTQAVAAAMPPLLPRVESDFAPQSFAQQRLWFLAQLEPQSAAYNLPCVLRLTGDLQVEALQRSFDALARRHETLRTCFCPGEEGVPLQRILPVASVTIEQHDVSVGLTASRASLAATGDQSLIDPQAQFAALAQAFMAEPFDLDAQQAPWRVALVRLADDQWGLLMCMHHIISDGWSVQVMLEDFAALYRAHSTGIDPQLPELTVQYADYATWQREHLSGRERERQLSWWRDALGDEQPVLELPADRSRPAERDGKGGRHGFILPQTLADALRKTARDQDATLFMLFLAAFDSLLYRLTGQRDVRIGVPVAGRAEVQTQSLIGFFVNTLVLRAEVSGDQPFSRLLAHVKENLLGAHAHQDLPFEQLVEALQPARSLSVNPLFQVSYNHQLQPDLSLLQFDGLSCEPQPWAIDGTQFDLVLGTFEHQDGRISGYLDYATDLFDASTVERLFGQLLTVLSAVCERPDTAIGDLPLLTASDLADLEAWNTPAFSPYSQRPVHELIADHARLRPEAIALVHGEQSLTFARFDQQANQLAHALRGLGVTTEVRVAIAMERGIDLWLAFFAVLKAGGAYIPLDPDYPTERLRYMLEDGGVKLLISHDAALDRVPVGDVALLNLDQLDVASQPTTAPDTVIHPQQLAYLIYTSGSTGKPKGAAIAHGDISMHIQTIGERYRFTPQDRKFHFLSISFDGAHEGWMMPLCYGARVVLRDQELWSVEQTYDTLIREGITVASFPPSYLRQLSDWAGVQGKGPGVKTYCFAGEAFSREMLHDVIRNLQPEVIINGYGPTETVVTPTLWLAPAATADFTTAYAPIGDLVGDRQGYVMDADLNPLPQGIAGELYLGGAVARGYLDRPAATAEKFVPHPFKAGERLYRSGDRVRLNAHGQLEYLGRIDHQIKLRGFRIEAGEIEAALKGCDGVREALVMVRDGVGGKRLLGYVGGNDLSEDSLKQQLKGQLPEYMVPAHIVIMARLPQLPNGKLDRNALPEPQLSNNDYQAPQGERELQLAAVWQTLLGIEQVSRQDSFFELGGDSIQSLAVITRLRHVGLKLVPRDVFSHPRLQDLALRLTTVEPVLPSALQDETPSGELPLTPIQAYFFEQSMVNRGHFNQSLLLEVKRPVEAPLLARAVNAVLRHHDALNLSFTQRDDLSWQQAYRQLPTPDDDLAQLWVCEVADDAQLLELCEQAQRSLDLQNGPLLRVVLAQMPHGQRLLLVAHHLVVDGVSWRVLLEDLARAYSQLAAGTPVSLGPKGVSYQRWAQQLVSVAQSPAREHEAAQWLEQVGSADQAWPVEMPQGSATQADLEQCELLFDQAQTRRLLREAPAALDARVDEILLAALVQALERWGGLDQSLIALEGHGREALSESLDVGRTIGWFTSLFPVRLRSVGSIRQTLHSVRDTLRGLPDKGVGFGLLRYLGTEATRRQLADLPEPKVVFNYLGQFDQDLGDGRFAPAKTSAGALIDPATPLNRELEINGQVYAGQLGLTFRFSGQRYRRQTIERLLTAYRDALVELLDSVPSVQTPVATSVVSANGLNPLIRLSSGANAHPPVFCVHPVSGTVVGYYALARRLSAQWDVWGLQNRQVLNASWRDTSIEQMARDYVKAMLEQQPSGTYRLIGWSMGGTMVLEMARLLARLGKRVEFVGLIDGYVPGAGQPRPAMPEPAISDGDVEGDEHWQQLLAVERHMRQLANQCQTVHPSSAPVHAWWATRSPENNDNAPALLESGMGGPLQASVWIDADHLSIVRDQLFIHQLAESLGQVSERPHSQDFQEQEYA